GGTCGAACAATGTGGATCACGGATTGGACCTCCCGTGCCGCCTGTAAGGGTGCGGATCCGGATGCCCTGTTCGTGCAGGGCGCCGCGCAGAACAGGGCCAAGCTCATCTGCCGTGGCTGCCCGGTCCGTACTGAATGCCTCGCCGATGCGCTGGACAACCGCATCGAGTTCGGGGTGTGGGGCGGTATGACCGAACGGGAACGACGTGCGCTGCTTCGACGGCGGCCCGACGTGGACTCGTGGCGCGAGCTGCTCGAGTCGGCCAAGGAAGAGTACGAACGGACCAACGAGCTGATCGCCGGCTGATCCCAGCCCGGCGACCGCGTACGGCCGGCGCCGCCGCCGGCCGTACTTCTATGCGGTGGCCAGCAGGTTTCCGATCTCCCGCAACCCGGCGAGGTCGTGAACGTCTTCGGACATGGCGCGGACCTGCACCACGGGCACCGTGGGGTGGGCCGAGACGAAATGCTCCTGCTCGCGGCTCTCACGAGCGGCGAGCTGCATCCGCCCGGCGTGCAGCCGCAGCACGGCGGCGGTGAGCTCGTGCTCGCCCCTCGACTCCAAGTCCTCCGCGGCGGCGGCGCTGCGGGCGGCGGACAGGCCCGAGGCGGGCGCCACGTGCACC
The nucleotide sequence above comes from Nonomuraea gerenzanensis. Encoded proteins:
- a CDS encoding WhiB family transcriptional regulator — translated: MWITDWTSRAACKGADPDALFVQGAAQNRAKLICRGCPVRTECLADALDNRIEFGVWGGMTERERRALLRRRPDVDSWRELLESAKEEYERTNELIAG